A genomic stretch from Cervus canadensis isolate Bull #8, Minnesota chromosome 27, ASM1932006v1, whole genome shotgun sequence includes:
- the LOC122428667 gene encoding olfactory receptor 5AC1-like: protein MAEENMTLVTGFLLTGLTDLPGLQVPLFLVFLAIYLTTMAGNLGLISLIWKDPHLHTPMYSLLGSLAFVDACSSSSVTPKMLFNTLDKSQTMSLFECMAQYYVFGSSAITECFLLVVMAYDRYAAICSPLLYPVLMSDRLCTWLSASYAIGFLHPMIHVGLLFRLSFCRSNIIHHFYCEILPLFTISCTDPSINALVLFISASFIQVSTFMTIMVSYTCVLFAILKKKSEKSRSKAFSTCSAHLLSVSLFYGTLFFMYVRPGSGQDQYQDKMYSLFYTIIIPLLNPFIYSLRNKEVFGALRKIIKI from the coding sequence ATGGCAGAAGAAAATATGACTCTGGTGACGGGGTTTCTTCTCACAGGACTCACAGATCTCCCAGGGCTGCAGGTCCCCCTGTTCCTGGTGTTCCTGGCCATCTACCTCACCACCATGGCGGGCAACCTTGGACTGATTTCTCTCATCTGGAAGGACCCCCATcttcacacccccatgtactcACTCCTGGGCAGCTTAGCCTTTGTAGATGCCTGCTCTTCATCTTCGGTGACTCCCAAGATGCTTTTCAACACCTTAGACAAGAGTCAAACGATGTCTCTCTTTGAGTGCATGGCCCAGTACTATGTTTTTGGTTCCAGTGCCATCACAGAATGCTTCCTCCTGGtggtgatggcctatgaccgctatgcaGCCATATGCAGCCCCTTACTTTACCCAGTACTGATGTCCGACAGACTCTGCACTTGGCTAAGTGCATCATATGCGATTGGTTTTCTGCATCCTATGATACATGTAGGATTATTATTTAGATTATCTTTCTGCAGGTCCAACATAATACATCATTTCTACTGTGAAATCTTGCCACTTTTTACAATTTCTTGCACTGATCCATCTATTAATGCTTTGGTGCTTTTTATTTCTGCCTCTTTTATACAAGTTTCTACTTTTATGACCATCATGGTCTCTTACACCTGTGTCCTCTTTGCCATCCTGAAAAAGAAGTCTGAAAAGAGCAGGAGCAAGGCCTTCTCCACGTGCAGTGCCCaccttctttctgtttccttgttcTATGGCACTCTCTTCTTCATGTATGTGCGCCCTGGGTCTGGTCAGGATCAATATCAGGATAAAATGTATTCACTGTTCTATACGATTATAATTCCCCTGCTAAATCCCTTTATTTATAGCCTAAGAAACAAGGAAGTTTTTGGTGcacttagaaaaataataaagatataa